The Pedobacter frigiditerrae genomic sequence TGCACTTAAAATGTATGCTGATGCTGAAATGCTACAGTTTATGAACAAGCCTGACCAATCTTTAATTAAACTCGACAGCATCAATATTGCTTATTCAAATAATAGCTTAGCTGATGATATTTTGATGGCTAAAGCAAAAATATTTATCAAGACAAGTGATATATCAAAAGCAGAAACTATGCTAAAGGAAATTATCGCTAATCATCACGATAGCATTTGGACAGACGACGCCTTGTTTATTTTGGGTGATTTATATGATAAAAAATTGAATAATCAGGAAGAAGCTAAAAAACTCTTCCAACAATTGATGAATGATTATCCAGGCAGTATGTTCAATGCAGAAGCCAGAAAGCGTTTCAGAAATATACGAGGCGATAATGTAGGGACTTAAAAGTTGAGGCGGTAATTTGTTGAGTTGTAAATTCAACTTAACAACTCCACGCATCCACAACTAAACATTTATTATCTTTGCCCTATGTTATTATACAACGTTACAGTAATGATAGAAGATTCGGCTGCTGAGGAGTGGTTGCAATGGATGCAAGAAATCCATATCCCAGAAGTAATGGCAACTGGAAAATTTGTTTCCAATCGCCTCTTAAAAGTTTTAGATTCTCCTAACGAAGGCGTTACCTATTGCACCCAATATGTAGCTGAAAATTTAGCAGAATATGACGATTATCAAGCAAACTATGCTCCTGCTTTACAAGCAGATTTACAAAGTAAGTTCGAAAATAGATTTGTTGCTTTTCGTACCTTGATGGAGTTTGTGTAATATTTTGTCATTCCGAGTTTCGAGGAATCTAATATACAGAATTCTATAAAATAGATTCTTCGCTGCGCTCTGAATTACAAATAGCTTTATTGTTTAATCAAATCGTACAACTCATCCAATTTAGGTGAAAGTACAATTTCAATTCTACGGTTTTTACTACGGTTTTCTGCAGTGGTATTAGGATTTAAAGGTTGATATTGTCCTTTACCTGTGGCAGTCATTCTCACACTTTCTACCTTTTGCTCTTCCGTTAAAAAGCGAACTACTGATGTAGAACGAAGCACACTTAAATCCCAATTATCTTTAATCTGACCTAAGTTATTTATCTTCTGCGAATCTGTATGACCTTCAACCGCGATATTAATTTCTGGTTGTTGTTTCAATACTGTAGCCAATTGCGTTAAAGCTTGTTTTCCTTTTTCATCAATGATGATACTTCCAGAAGGAAACAATAATTTATCCGTTAATGAAACATATACTTTACCATTTTTAATTTCAACAGTTAAACCGTTTTTGGTGAAGCCTAATAAAGCTTCTTGTAATTTAGCTTTAAGCTGATTAGTAGCTTCATCTCTCTTACGAAGAATCTCCTCCACTTCTTTTAAGCGTTGCTCACGTTTTTTCAAATCATCAGACAATTTATTTAGATTGCCAGAAAGCTTATTAATTTCGGCAGAGCTGTTGTTACGCAGTTTTGCATAATTAGCTTCCATTTCATTATGCTGAGCTCTTAAATCAGCCAATTGACCATTTAAATCTGCTGTATCTTTTCTCAGACGAGTAATGCGTTGTTCTAAACTTTCGCCGTTTAATTGAGCTTCAGTTAAGGTTGAACTTAACGAATCTTGTTTTGCCAATAAGGCTTTATATTTTTTAGGTGATAAAATGACACACGAACTAATAGTTGATGCAATTAAAAGTATGGCAAGAGCTAAAAAGGTATTCTTCATTATTGTTGAATTGGTTAAATGTTTGAATTGGTTAACTGAATGATTGTGAAAAATCTTCACTAACCAATATCAGTGGCTTTTCTCAAAAATAGAACAAAAGGCTGAATAGTTTTAAAAGCAGTTATTAACTTATTAACGATTTCTGTTTTAAAAAATTCTTCGTCCTTAATTTTATAAATGGTAATAAAGCTTTTTAGTTTCAAAAAATCAATTTGTGGGTGATCAATGTCATAACCTTTAGGTGCATTTTTTAAGGTGTCTTCTTTACTTAATTTGTAGATACTCTTGAAATCCTTAGCGTTAATTATATCCAAAAATTCTGAAGTACTGTAGTCTATTTCTTCTCTAATGCTTTTTAAAACTGGCGCTTCTGGCTGCCAAAACCCTACGCCAAAAAAACAATTGTCTGGTTGTAAATGCAAATAGTAGCTAGGAGTACGTGGTCCATATCCTTTTACATCAAATGCAATTCCGTAGTTCTTTTTGTAAGGATCTTTATTCTTGCTAAAACGAACATCCCTGTAAATACGCATTAATGCTTTTTTAGGCTCAGTACTTGCAGAATATGCTGGGTCTATTGCTGCTAGTTCTTTTATCAACTTTGCTATAAACGGGAATAAATCTTCTTTGGCTTCTTCATACAAATATTTGTTCTCTGCAAACCATTCGCGATTATTATTTTCCGTTAAAGCGTTAAGGAAATCGAAAGTTTTTTTGTTTAACATCTTTGATGAATTTATTAGGTAAATGGCCAATGGACTATAGGCCATGGACTAATTATCATAATCTACTTTATACTTTATTTTGGGAGATAACCAATGTAATAATATGATACGTGAATATCGATAATTTAAGGGCGATAACAAAAGTGAACCTAAAAAAATTACACCAACATACAACCAGAGTGAATCAAAATCAAGTCTACCACCAGATAAATAATAAGTAGCGAATCCCGTGGAAATCATTTCTATCATGTTCATGGCATAGCTTACATACATCGCTGCATAGAAATAACCTGGTTCTATCTCAAACCTTAGGTTGCAGTGCGAACAACTATAATTGGTACGTTGAATATTAAAACCATAAATATTCCCTGTAAAAATAGCCCCCCTTCTGCATTGAGGACATTTACCTTTAACAAGGGCATAAAACTTACTTGTTTTCTTTAAGTCGTTGCCCATATTAGAAAAATAAAAGATTAATTGTTTGAAGCAGAAATCGCTTTTTTACGGTAGTTTTTGTACCATAGTACGCCAATTCCTGCAATTAAGATATAAGGAATTGCCAACAAGTAAATAATACCAGAGTTTAATCCTTTTCCTTGTGTATTGCCATTTTTAGTCCCCTGTTCGGCGCTAATGGTACACATGGAACATTGTGCTTTTACTTGTGGCGCAACGAATGTTGTTGCCACGAGAATAAATAAGATGAAACTAATTTTCTTAAACATTGATACAAAGATAATGATAAATTCTAAGGTGAGTTTTAAAATTTATGTCATAAAAAAACCCCCACATTTATAGTGGGGGTTAAAAAGAAATAATAAATCAATTATTGAAGTACAAATGTCATAACCGTTGAAGGATCTTCAACACTCGTAACCTTAGCATAAACGTTAGCTCCATCTACATGGTAATCAAAAGTTACACGATTCTGCAGTAAAAATGTATCTAACTTAGATAAAGGTATTGCAACATATCCACCAGAGGCAATAGCATTAGAAGTAAACTTATATACTCCTGCACCATCAACTGTATAACTATAAACAGTAGCTGTCACCCATCCCGATGTACCACCATTTTGACTACTAAATCCATTAACTGTTAAGCGTTTATTTACAGTATTCCACACAAAGTTGATACGACCGTAGTTAAATGTATAAGGTTGGGTTGGTGGTACTAAACCATTATGATAATAATTCAATATTACAGCACCATTGGCTGATGTCCCTGGATATATTGTTTTATATTCAGATAACATACCAGTATATTTTGTGCCCCACAATTGATAAAGAGGGACTAAAGGTGTAGCTGAATTTTTAATTATATATTCTTTTCCACTACCATCAATTAAAACAAGTGTAGTTGCATCCTTCCAACGTAAACGCACAAATTTTATTCCTTGCCATATCAATCCAGTGCCAAGTATATCTATGCCATCTATATTCGATGCAATTTTCTGTCCACTTGAAACCACTGTATTTCCATCTGCTAAAACCCCTGTAAGGTCAAGTCTTTTTCCAGCACTTAGCGTATTAGTTAGATTTGGTGTAACACCTACCTTTAATGTGTTGGTACCAGAAACAATTTCTATAAAAGGGTTTTTATTAGTTGTAAAGAAACTCTTTAACTTATCTATTGTCGTCTTATAAGCACTTGCAACATACGAAGCCTTTTGAGCTGCTGTTGCTTTTACCATTACAAGCGGTTGACGGTATTGACGCCCTACAAAAAATAAGCTATCTGCGTTTTGCCTTACATAAGTAAATTCTACATCTGATGAAAAACCACTACCTTGAGTTCCACCATAAACGCTTGCTTTCGGGTCTTGAAGAACTGATATGTAGTTATAAGTATCAAATGCCAACATCGCTCCCAAGCCTGTGGTAACTCTATATGTTGATGTGGCAGGTGTAGTTGAAGCGGCATCTGAAATATCACTGTACATAATTACATTTTGATTGGCATCAAAGCTCATATAGAAGCCATAACCACCACCAGCTGATGTAGGTAAAGTTGCTATCCAACCATTTGGCGATGAAGTTAGCGATGTATTCACTAAACTAATGGCATCTGCCATTCTTTCTTCTGGGTTTTTATCAAAAACCGACTCAAATGAAGATTTCTTACAGCCTACAAATACAATTGCGGCGAAGAATAATAAATAAAATAACTTTTTCATAATCTAAAGAGTTTGACCTAATGATCCATAAAAGTAATTTGCTGGTGTACTCGTTACATAAAAGCCACCAAAATTATTAAAATTATCAGCATTAATAGTGGCTGGCAACCAGGCTGCTGTAAAGTTGTTTCCTGTCAAATAGGCTTGAATCGTATTGGTAAAAGGAACTGTAAAAAGAGCTCCATTAGTAAATGTTGTACCAGTACCATTAGCTACTTTTGTAAACACTACGGCTCCAGTAGTTGGGTTAATCGTATATGTAAATGAATAATCTCCAAAATACTGTGTAGTAGCATTTGAGAATGCAGCACGTACAGTTAAAATGGTAGTAGATTCAAAGCGCATTTGTACATAATCTAAATGATATTTCTGAGTAGCACTATAAGCCAAAATAGCTGCTTTTAGATTATTATATGCAGTTGCATATTCAGTAGAAATCCCATTTGCAGTGTACAAACCATCTTCTAAATTAGTAGTCATGGTTTTAAACAAATTTTGGCCCATCCAATAAGGAAAGCTTGCTTGGGCATATTTATATTGATTTCTTACTACATTTTGGATTTCTTGTTGCAGTTTTCTAAAATCAACACCTAAGTTCACCGTAAAATACTGTACCACACTCGCCTCTTTTGCTTTTAAAGCAGCTTTACCAGCTACTGTAGAAGCATTGGCACGAGCATCAAACCAAGCTTGTCCAAACACCAACAAATGTGATGTTGTTTCTGCAAAATCTTCCACAGCTTCACTTGAAGCATAAGGTGTAACATAGCCATTATCACGAGCCGTAGCATCAGCTACAGTTGTCCATGTTGCGTTGTAAGTAGCTTTAGTGATGTTTTGAAAATCTGCTGGCATAGGCACCAATTGATTTAAAATGTGCGTAAATTCATGATGTATCGTTTTTAATTTACCAACAACCAAAGAAGAGTTTGTCGCATCGAAATTATTGATATCATAAATAGTTACACGTCTACCAGCAGATGCTGTGGCTAGAATCATTGAACCATCAGTTTGATAAGCACCAGAACCGTACATTACCCACTCTTTAGGAACATTCTTTTTGATAAAAGTAACACCGGCAACTTTCCTGTAAGGTAAAATGAACCCGTCCAATACAGTTTGCATTTGCGGTCTTACACTTGCTGTATTACTAGGAGCAACATTTTTATCATTATCGTAGAAATATCTACTGTAACGATAAATTACATCCATGTTATATTCATCTAAAAACGTTGCTTTTAACCAAGCATCCAATTCTGTGTTAGCAACAGGATTGTCTATATTATATTTCGTTAAATCAACATTTAATTTTTCTTCATTACGGCATGAAATCATCATGGTAAGAAGAACAATAAAACTTAGCGTTTTAAATATATTCTTTTTCATAATTTCTATTATCTAGGATTTAAAGGAACACCAGAAAGTTTAGCTTCTTCAGGAATTTGGAAAACACGACGATTATCACCGGCCTCTAATGTAACAAAGGTTTCTACGCCGTTTGCATCGTAAATGTTATGCTTAACAGGCAAATGATTTCTTAAGATATCCATCCATCTCATTCCTTCTTGTAGAAATTGGGCCTTTTTAATGTCTAAAATCAATTTTACTATACCTTCCTTAGGATCTGCGACACCATAAAATGTAGCTACTTTTGCTTGTGTAGCTGCATCTGCTGCCGGATTGTAATTAGCTACAGTATTTGCGAGAATAAGGTTTGCATCCTTTAGTGCATTTTCATACTGTCCTAATTTAGCGTAAGCTTCGCCTCTGTTCAATAAAGCTTCATCTGTTATTAACAATGGAGCCATAATATATGGAAATCCAATATTAGCAACTTGATCCGTTACATAAAAATACTCACGATATTTATAAGCTGTATAATTTGGAACTCCATAAGACAGAATTTTATTTTGATATGCTTTTCCTGTAATGTTCCCAGATGAACCACCGGCGGCAAACATTTTCACCAAATTTTGACCATAACCATATCTCGGGCTAGTTAACCTTTGATAAGCCGAGTATTGATTAGCTAATAAGAGAATGTGCTTTTGATCTGATTTTGTAAGCGCCGCTTGATAATCAGCTGTGCTCATTGCAGCTAGGCTAGAGTTAAATGGCCTAACTTGACCAGTATAATCACCACCAGCAACAACTGCGTTAGCGTGGTCAATCACTTTTTGATATTCACCTTTAAATAGATAAAACCGAGCAGCAAAGGCGTGTGCAGCTGCTGGAGTAAAGTGATATTTTGGCACCGAGTAAGCAGAAGCAGATAATAAGGCGATACCTTCCGTTAAATCTTTTTCGATTTGCTCATAGGTAGATTTAACAGTGCCTCTATCATACTGTTGAATAACTTTCGTTTCAGGAACAGTTACATAGGGAATACCTGGTGAATCATTAGCACCACCAATTGTATATTCCTTAGCGAAAAATGTAACCAACATAAAATGAGCATAAGCTCTTGCTACCAAGGCTTCTCCTTTATAAGGTAAAACTGCATTGCCGAAATCATTCTGTTGGATTGATTCCAATGCTTGATTAGCCGCTGCGATACCTGAATAACAACCATTCCAATAATTGGTTGAAGTTCCGGTTCCGGCACCCACAACATCTTTCCAGAAATATGGCAGGGTAGACACATCAGCAGTTGTACCAACTCCATTTCCTTTGTCTTCTGCATTGTCTGATGCTGCTTCAGTAAAAGTATAATAATCATATTGTGGATAAGCTGTTGCAACCAATTGAGCAACCTTAGACACGCTATTAATTTGAGTTCTATTATCAGGCTCTTGATCTAAATATTTATTACACGATTGTGCGGTAAATAAGAGTGGCAACCCAAATAATAAAAAATGTTTTGTATTTAATTTCATGATATTTTATTTTTAGAATCCAACCTTTAATGATAATGTATATTGCTGTGGAATAGGCAATGCAACTCCTCCATTCCCAAAAAATTCAGGATCTTGTCCATTTAAGCGCTTATCTGAATATAATAAAGCGATGTTATTGCCAATTAGAGATACAGTAGCATTTGCTACGTGTAATTTCGAAGTTATTCTTTTTGGTATATCATAGCCTAATGAAACTTGTTTAAACCTGATAAAGTCACCTTTTGCTACACGTTCACTAGAGAAATTATATAAGTTGTATGGATAACGTGCATCAAGAATAGCACCATTAGCTTGTTTAATAATCCTAGCAGATGTAAATCCATCTAGCATTGCAGGTACATTAGTAAATGCCTCATCACCAGGTTGAATCCATCTATTTAACATACTCTTAGACATGGAGTAAAGATCTGGATAGTTTGATGAAAACGTTTGTGCCAAACGGATATAATTACCAGCAGCAAAAGTAAATAATGCTGAGAAACTAAACCCTTTATATTTAAATTGATTGTAAAAACCACCAGTAAAAGTAGGATCTATTGGGCCTTCATATTTTAGGTAATTGATATTTGTACTTTGCAAATTCACATAAGTATTTTTAACTCCAGCTTGATCAATATAATATGGATAGCCGTAATCATGATCTAAACCTGCAAATTGGATAGAATATAAACCACTTTGAGCATGCCCAACTAAAGCTCCCCCATTATCATCTACTAAATCAAAAATTCTTGGACTAACTTCTAAACTAGTGATTTCGTTTTTATTGAAGGCAAAATTAAATTGAGTTCTCCATCTAAATTCATCATTGTTAATCGCATTACCTGCTATAGTAAACTCTATACCTTTAGCCTTCATTTTTCCGTAATTAGCTGTTTTGGTAAACTCGCCACCAATACCAGAGGTGTTAATCCTACCAATTAAGTCATAAATATCTCTCTTATATAAATCTACGGTTAAATTAATTCTATCTTTCAAAAATGTTAAATCAAGCCCAATGTTTGCTTCCTTCAATTTCTCCCAAGTTAATTCATTGTTAGCTAAGCTAGAAATGTAAGTAACCGTTTCTTTTTCATTCTCATAAGGTCTTCTCGAAAGTTGGTTATAGTATACAGCAGCTGAGTTATTTGCATTTCCGATATTGGCTACTAAGCCATAGGTACCTCTAACTCTTGCAGAAGTAAGGTAATCGTTTTTAGGCCAAAAACTTTCTTGATCTATATTCCAAGCTCCAGAAACATTCCAAGTTGGCAACCATCTAGCAGTCCTACTTTTTCCCATTAAGTTAGACCCATCATAACGAGTTGTCGCATTAAAACTATACTTGTCTTTATAGGCATAAGCTGCTCTTAAGGCAAATGCTGCAAAACGATCCGCTCCTGTGCTCATTGCATAATAAGGAGCTCCAGATTCTTGACCTTTTTTAAAGTAATTATAGTTCGCATTTACGATACCGCCATTTTCATATTGATAACCAACTCCATCAAATCTTGATGTTTGTCTGTCGATGTAACGAACTTCCATAGACCCGAACACATTTAACTTATGATCTGTAGCAATGGTTTTGTCGAATTCTAAATTCTGTCTAAAATAATAGTTTTTTAGATTATCATAATTTACATTATAAAAACCACCTTGAGGTAAAATTACGATTGGATAAGCTGATAAATCATCAGGATTCTGATACAAGAAAGGATTATTACCTAATACTGTTGGGTCATTTGCACCTGCTCTAAAAGCTTGTGCCATATTAGAATTTTCCTTGATATAATGTTGACGATCAGTTTTGGCATAACGATAAGCACCATCAATCGAGTAAGTTAAACTTGGAATGATTTTATACCTAACACCCCCTTGTACTTTAAAGTCTATTTGCCCTAATGTTAAATAGTTATTCTCTAGTTCGCTTAAAATATTAAATGGAGCATAGTTTCTAGTAAAAAACTCTCTACTTCCATCTGCATTATAAGCCGTAACTGCTCTACTTGTATTTAAAGCATAAGAATATGGGTTAATATCAAAATCTCTTGAAAATGTTCCATATACTGGATCAGAATTTCTGGTTAATGTACCAGGAGCACGTTGATCCCTAACAGACCCATTAACCAATAACTCTCCACTTAATTTAGGACTCATTTTAAAGTTAATTCTGAAATTTCCTGTAAAACGATCTACCTCATTCCCTATAGTTTGACCATTATCATGTAAATATGAAGTAGATGCATAAGTTTGGAATTTTTCAGTTCCAGAGGTAATACTTAAAGAATGCTCTTGAAGTAATGAGTTCTTAAATAAGATATCAAACCAATCTGTATTAGCATTGGCGTAACGTTCTAAATATTTAGTACGACTGATTACATCATTTTTCAATTCATAGGTATTTGTAGCAGGATCATAGTTGTACAATGCATTATACATTTTACCAAAAGGACCAATGTTTGCACCTTTAGTCGATGTCTGTTGAAAATATCCTTTATTTTCAAGCTCAAGCATAATCGACATTTGATCTGCAGAGTTTAATATATCGAATTGTGAATAAGTTGGTTTTAAATAAGTGGTAAAGTTACCTGTATAGTTAATTCTTGGCGTACCTTCTGTTTGACGACCTTTTTTAGTAGTCACTACAATTACCCCATTCATTGCACGAGCACCATACATCGCTGTTGCAGCAGCATCCTTTAAAATATTAAAACTCTCAATATCATCCGGATTCAACCCAGCAACTGATGACCCAATTAAAGTATTCGCATCACCTGTAGATAGTGCATCATTAGAGATATTTACAACATCTTCTAAAATAATACCATCAACAACC encodes the following:
- a CDS encoding DUF4286 family protein, whose amino-acid sequence is MLLYNVTVMIEDSAAEEWLQWMQEIHIPEVMATGKFVSNRLLKVLDSPNEGVTYCTQYVAENLAEYDDYQANYAPALQADLQSKFENRFVAFRTLMEFV
- a CDS encoding flagellar motor protein MotB, yielding MKNTFLALAILLIASTISSCVILSPKKYKALLAKQDSLSSTLTEAQLNGESLEQRITRLRKDTADLNGQLADLRAQHNEMEANYAKLRNNSSAEINKLSGNLNKLSDDLKKREQRLKEVEEILRKRDEATNQLKAKLQEALLGFTKNGLTVEIKNGKVYVSLTDKLLFPSGSIIIDEKGKQALTQLATVLKQQPEINIAVEGHTDSQKINNLGQIKDNWDLSVLRSTSVVRFLTEEQKVESVRMTATGKGQYQPLNPNTTAENRSKNRRIEIVLSPKLDELYDLIKQ
- a CDS encoding DUF2461 domain-containing protein, yielding MLNKKTFDFLNALTENNNREWFAENKYLYEEAKEDLFPFIAKLIKELAAIDPAYSASTEPKKALMRIYRDVRFSKNKDPYKKNYGIAFDVKGYGPRTPSYYLHLQPDNCFFGVGFWQPEAPVLKSIREEIDYSTSEFLDIINAKDFKSIYKLSKEDTLKNAPKGYDIDHPQIDFLKLKSFITIYKIKDEEFFKTEIVNKLITAFKTIQPFVLFLRKATDIG
- a CDS encoding DUF983 domain-containing protein, with product MGNDLKKTSKFYALVKGKCPQCRRGAIFTGNIYGFNIQRTNYSCSHCNLRFEIEPGYFYAAMYVSYAMNMIEMISTGFATYYLSGGRLDFDSLWLYVGVIFLGSLLLSPLNYRYSRIILLHWLSPKIKYKVDYDN
- a CDS encoding DUF4302 domain-containing protein — its product is MKKLFYLLFFAAIVFVGCKKSSFESVFDKNPEERMADAISLVNTSLTSSPNGWIATLPTSAGGGYGFYMSFDANQNVIMYSDISDAASTTPATSTYRVTTGLGAMLAFDTYNYISVLQDPKASVYGGTQGSGFSSDVEFTYVRQNADSLFFVGRQYRQPLVMVKATAAQKASYVASAYKTTIDKLKSFFTTNKNPFIEIVSGTNTLKVGVTPNLTNTLSAGKRLDLTGVLADGNTVVSSGQKIASNIDGIDILGTGLIWQGIKFVRLRWKDATTLVLIDGSGKEYIIKNSATPLVPLYQLWGTKYTGMLSEYKTIYPGTSANGAVILNYYHNGLVPPTQPYTFNYGRINFVWNTVNKRLTVNGFSSQNGGTSGWVTATVYSYTVDGAGVYKFTSNAIASGGYVAIPLSKLDTFLLQNRVTFDYHVDGANVYAKVTSVEDPSTVMTFVLQ
- a CDS encoding substrate import-associated zinc metallohydrolase lipoprotein, producing MKKNIFKTLSFIVLLTMMISCRNEEKLNVDLTKYNIDNPVANTELDAWLKATFLDEYNMDVIYRYSRYFYDNDKNVAPSNTASVRPQMQTVLDGFILPYRKVAGVTFIKKNVPKEWVMYGSGAYQTDGSMILATASAGRRVTIYDINNFDATNSSLVVGKLKTIHHEFTHILNQLVPMPADFQNITKATYNATWTTVADATARDNGYVTPYASSEAVEDFAETTSHLLVFGQAWFDARANASTVAGKAALKAKEASVVQYFTVNLGVDFRKLQQEIQNVVRNQYKYAQASFPYWMGQNLFKTMTTNLEDGLYTANGISTEYATAYNNLKAAILAYSATQKYHLDYVQMRFESTTILTVRAAFSNATTQYFGDYSFTYTINPTTGAVVFTKVANGTGTTFTNGALFTVPFTNTIQAYLTGNNFTAAWLPATINADNFNNFGGFYVTSTPANYFYGSLGQTL
- a CDS encoding RagB/SusD family nutrient uptake outer membrane protein — translated: MKLNTKHFLLFGLPLLFTAQSCNKYLDQEPDNRTQINSVSKVAQLVATAYPQYDYYTFTEAASDNAEDKGNGVGTTADVSTLPYFWKDVVGAGTGTSTNYWNGCYSGIAAANQALESIQQNDFGNAVLPYKGEALVARAYAHFMLVTFFAKEYTIGGANDSPGIPYVTVPETKVIQQYDRGTVKSTYEQIEKDLTEGIALLSASAYSVPKYHFTPAAAHAFAARFYLFKGEYQKVIDHANAVVAGGDYTGQVRPFNSSLAAMSTADYQAALTKSDQKHILLLANQYSAYQRLTSPRYGYGQNLVKMFAAGGSSGNITGKAYQNKILSYGVPNYTAYKYREYFYVTDQVANIGFPYIMAPLLITDEALLNRGEAYAKLGQYENALKDANLILANTVANYNPAADAATQAKVATFYGVADPKEGIVKLILDIKKAQFLQEGMRWMDILRNHLPVKHNIYDANGVETFVTLEAGDNRRVFQIPEEAKLSGVPLNPR
- a CDS encoding SusC/RagA family TonB-linked outer membrane protein, whose protein sequence is MEKNFYKRKAGISLYQTVLLVCAIFWSSLAHAELQQGKAKPERLDTYLKKMEQTYKISFVYDASEISKSMILEVPEKLGTVQESLDQLKQKNIGYRQVGSQVILKVQSPLPVVHRDIVVKGVVKDKKDGQPVPGVSVFVKGTGTVVSTNEKGEYTISVKDETAVLVFRYLGYKTEEFAVGNKTKIDISLDEDANQLKEVNIVSTGYQKLDRKLFTGSSTQVKAEDAQRNGVPDISRMLEGQVAGVSVQNVSGTFGAAPKIRVRGATSISGDNKPLWVVDGIILEDVVNISNDALSTGDANTLIGSSVAGLNPDDIESFNILKDAAATAMYGARAMNGVIVVTTKKGRQTEGTPRINYTGNFTTYLKPTYSQFDILNSADQMSIMLELENKGYFQQTSTKGANIGPFGKMYNALYNYDPATNTYELKNDVISRTKYLERYANANTDWFDILFKNSLLQEHSLSITSGTEKFQTYASTSYLHDNGQTIGNEVDRFTGNFRINFKMSPKLSGELLVNGSVRDQRAPGTLTRNSDPVYGTFSRDFDINPYSYALNTSRAVTAYNADGSREFFTRNYAPFNILSELENNYLTLGQIDFKVQGGVRYKIIPSLTYSIDGAYRYAKTDRQHYIKENSNMAQAFRAGANDPTVLGNNPFLYQNPDDLSAYPIVILPQGGFYNVNYDNLKNYYFRQNLEFDKTIATDHKLNVFGSMEVRYIDRQTSRFDGVGYQYENGGIVNANYNYFKKGQESGAPYYAMSTGADRFAAFALRAAYAYKDKYSFNATTRYDGSNLMGKSRTARWLPTWNVSGAWNIDQESFWPKNDYLTSARVRGTYGLVANIGNANNSAAVYYNQLSRRPYENEKETVTYISSLANNELTWEKLKEANIGLDLTFLKDRINLTVDLYKRDIYDLIGRINTSGIGGEFTKTANYGKMKAKGIEFTIAGNAINNDEFRWRTQFNFAFNKNEITSLEVSPRIFDLVDDNGGALVGHAQSGLYSIQFAGLDHDYGYPYYIDQAGVKNTYVNLQSTNINYLKYEGPIDPTFTGGFYNQFKYKGFSFSALFTFAAGNYIRLAQTFSSNYPDLYSMSKSMLNRWIQPGDEAFTNVPAMLDGFTSARIIKQANGAILDARYPYNLYNFSSERVAKGDFIRFKQVSLGYDIPKRITSKLHVANATVSLIGNNIALLYSDKRLNGQDPEFFGNGGVALPIPQQYTLSLKVGF